From the Desulfatiglans anilini DSM 4660 genome, one window contains:
- a CDS encoding IscA/HesB family protein, producing the protein MLEVTEKASEMIKEFLKDRDMIPPIRIMMSQGGUAGPSLGMALDESRENDEVFDDRGLTYVIEKDLYTRIKPIKVDYVNSAFGAGFNISSNMPMGAGCGGSCGSC; encoded by the coding sequence ATGTTGGAAGTCACCGAAAAAGCAAGCGAGATGATTAAGGAATTTTTGAAGGATCGTGATATGATTCCACCGATCCGGATCATGATGTCGCAGGGCGGCTGAGCCGGGCCCTCTCTGGGTATGGCTCTGGATGAGTCAAGAGAGAACGACGAGGTTTTCGACGACCGCGGCCTGACCTATGTCATCGAAAAGGATTTGTACACGCGGATCAAACCGATCAAGGTGGATTACGTCAATTCAGCGTTTGGAGCGGGTTTCAATATTTCATCCAATATGCCGATGGGCGCCGGCTGTGGAGGCTCCTGCGGCAGCTGCTGA